The following DNA comes from Terriglobales bacterium.
GGGGCGTTCCTTCCGACTTTGACGCTCGGGTCGCCGCCACCTTTAAGGCAGTCAAACCGTACACAATGACAAGCCCGGAGCGTGTCTGGGGACTCTGCCACGCAACCGAATACATTGTAAAAAACAGGATTAAGGGAGACGTGGTGGAATGCGGTGTCTGGAGAGGTGGAAGCATGATGGCTGCCGCCCGCACTCTCCTGGAGCTGGGAGACACATCCCGCCATCTCTATTTATTCGACACATTCCAGGGGATGACTGACGTGTCGGCTGAGGACGGCGAACGGGCCGCACGGTGGATGCGGCGGCGCGAGCGCAAGAAATTCGTCGTCGGTCTCGAAGAAGTACGTCACAATCTAAACCTGACTGGCTATCCCGCTGATCGCATTCATCTTATTCCCGGCCCTGTTGAAAACACGCTCCCGGACTCCGCGCCGCCGCATATTTGTCTCTTGCGCCTGGATACCGATTGGTACGAGTCCACCGTGCATGAGCTTGTACACCTCTTTCCACGACTTCAACAAAGCGGGGTACTGATTGTCGACGATTATGGATACTGGGAAGGAGCTCGCAAAGCCACGAACGAGTACTTTGCCGATAAGTCGATTCTTTTGCATCGCATGGACTACACGGGCAGAATCGCAGTGAAATGCTAGTTATGGCGAGTTGACCCCCGAACTGAGGGGGTATTCCGATTCTGCTAAGTGGGGGGGCTGGCCCACCCCTTCCCGCTCATAACCTCATCTCGGGGTTGCCCCACCCTTCCGCCCGGTCTTGGCGGAGGGTGGGGTTTCTCTCAACCCACGCAACGGTCAGCGTGGTCCCCATGAGTCCCCAGGGCATAAAGGGTTAAGGATACTACTGATTGCTGGAAGGGAAATCCCCACCCCTTCGGTTTCGCTCAGGGCAGGCTCTGTCGCTCCAAAAGCGGAGGCGACAAGGGTGGGGCAACCCCGTCCCCTGCGCGCGCTGGTAGAATCTTCCTGACCACCCATGTTTCCCAGCCTGCGACCTCTCGGGCCTTATCTGTGGAGATACCGGGCCCGCCTGTTCTGGGGCCTGCTCACCGTCTTCCTCAACAACGGCATCTGGATCCTCTTTCCCCAGGTGCTGCGCTATGCCATTGACGACCTGCATCTGGGCGTGACCCGGCCTAAGCTGCTCACTTATTCCCTGCTGCTGGTAGCCATCGCGCTGACCAAGGGCGTCTTCCAGTTCCTGACGCGCTGGATCATGATCGGCATCTCGCGCGAGATCGAGTTTGACCTGCGCAACGACCTCTTCCGCCACCTGGAAGGCCTCTCCTACTCCTACTACCAGCGCACGCGGACGGGCGACATCATGGCCCGCGCCACCAACGACCTGAACGCGGTGCGCATGCTGCTGGGCCCGGCCATCATGTACACGGCCAACACCCTGGTGTTCACCGCCGGGGCGCTAGTGTTCATGTACGCCCTCAGTCCCCGCATGACGCTCTACGCCTTTGCGCCACTGCCGCTGGTGAGCATCGTGGTGCAGTACTTCGGGCGGCGCATCCATGAGCGCTTCGAGCGCATCCAGGCTATGTTCTCCGAAATCTCCGCCCGGGCGCAGGAGAACTTCTCCGGCACGCGCGTGATCCGCGCCTACGTCCAGGAGGAAGCCGAGATCGCGGCCTTCGAGGGCGCCAACCGCGAATACATCGCGCGCAGCCTGAAGCTGGTGCGCCTGATGGGCATGCTGTGGCCCACGCTCGAGACCATGCTGGGCCTGGCTATCGTGCTGGTGCTGTGGCTGGGCGGGCGCGAGGTCATCCTCGGCCGCCTGACCGTGGGCGAGTTCGTGGCTTTCAACACCTACATGGTGCAGCTGACCTGGCCGGTGATCGCGCTGGGCTGGGTCATCAACATCTTCCAGCGCGGCAACGCCTCCATGGGAAGGATCAACGAGATCCTGAACGAGAAGCCTACGATTGGCGACCAGGGTGTGCCCACTCCGCCCCCAGCGGCGGCCATCCAAGGCGAGTTGGAGTTCCGCAACCTCAGCTTCCGCTACAACGGCGTCCCGGTGCTCGAGGACGTCAGCCTGCGCATCCCCGCCGGCACCAGCCTGGCCATCGTGGGCCCGACGGGCTCGGGAAAATCCACGCTGGTGAACCTGATCCCGCGCATCTACGACGCCGAGCCCGGCCAGATCCTGCTCGACGGGCGTCCCCTGCGCGAGTATCCGCTGGAGACGCTGCGCCGCAACATCGGATTCGTCCCCCAAGAGACGTTCCTGTTCAGCGAGAGCGTGCGCGAGAACATCGCCTTCGGCACCGAGCAAGCATCGGACGAAGAGGTCCGCAGCGCAGCCGCGGGCGCCAGCATCGCGCCCGACATCGAAGAATTTCCCGAGAAGTACGCCACGCTGGTGGGCGAGCGCGGCATCACGCTCTCCGGAGGCCAGAAGCAGCGCACCGCCATCGCCCGCGCCCTCATCCGCAATCCCCGCATCCTGGTGCTCGACGACGCGCTTTCGAGCGTGGATACCTACACGGAGGAGAAGATCCTCCACCACCTGCGGGAGATCATGCAGGGATGCACCACCATCTTCATCTCGCACCGGGTCTCGACCGTGCGTGACGCTGACCAGATCGCGGTGCTGCACAGCGGCCGCATCGTCGAACTGGGGCGCCACGACGAGCTGCTGGCCCGCAACGGCTACTACACCGACCTCTATCAGAAGCAGTTGCTGGAGGAAGAGCTGGAGACGGTCTAGGCTATCGCTTCAGGTTTCGCCGCTGCGGGTCGCGCCCGCCTCGGGTTGCGTCGCGTTGGGTTGTAATGACGAATGACAAACGACAAATGAAACGAGTGGTCACGCCCGAGCTGCTGGACGACGACGCTGGCAGCCCCGCCGAAGTCTCCAGCTCCCTCGCTGACCTGCAACGCATCAACCGCTGGTTCGGCGGAGTCCGCGTGCTCTCGCGGCTGGTGGAGCGGGTGGCGGCGCGATCCGGCCGGCGCGAGCTGACCCTGCTGGACGTCGCCGGAGCCACCGGCGATGTCCCAGCGCTGGCGCGGGAGCAGCTCCAGAAACAGGGCATCCGGCTGGAAGTGACCGTCCTGGACCGCGCCACCTCGCACCTGGAGCCAGGGAATCGCAGCGTCGTCGGCAACGCTCTGGCGCTTCCCTTCCGCGACGCGAGCTTCGACCTGGTCTCCTCTTCCCTCTTTGTTCATCACCTGGAGCCGCCGGAGGTGCGCCAGTTCGTCAATGAGGCGCTGCGCGTGAGCCGCCTGGCGGTACTCATCAACGACCTTCGCCGGCACCCGGTCCACCTGGGGCTGGTGTATGCGGGGCTGCCGCTCTACCGCAGCCGCCTTACCCGGCACGACGCCCCGGCGTCCATCCGCCGCGCCTACACGCCCGCGGAAATGCGCGGCCTGCTTGGCCAGACCGCCGCCGCACAGGTGGACTTCCGCACCTACTACCTCTACCGCAT
Coding sequences within:
- a CDS encoding methyltransferase domain-containing protein: MKRVVTPELLDDDAGSPAEVSSSLADLQRINRWFGGVRVLSRLVERVAARSGRRELTLLDVAGATGDVPALAREQLQKQGIRLEVTVLDRATSHLEPGNRSVVGNALALPFRDASFDLVSSSLFVHHLEPPEVRQFVNEALRVSRLAVLINDLRRHPVHLGLVYAGLPLYRSRLTRHDAPASIRRAYTPAEMRGLLGQTAAAQVDFRTYYLYRMGIIAWRNGAAA
- a CDS encoding ABC transporter ATP-binding protein encodes the protein MFPSLRPLGPYLWRYRARLFWGLLTVFLNNGIWILFPQVLRYAIDDLHLGVTRPKLLTYSLLLVAIALTKGVFQFLTRWIMIGISREIEFDLRNDLFRHLEGLSYSYYQRTRTGDIMARATNDLNAVRMLLGPAIMYTANTLVFTAGALVFMYALSPRMTLYAFAPLPLVSIVVQYFGRRIHERFERIQAMFSEISARAQENFSGTRVIRAYVQEEAEIAAFEGANREYIARSLKLVRLMGMLWPTLETMLGLAIVLVLWLGGREVILGRLTVGEFVAFNTYMVQLTWPVIALGWVINIFQRGNASMGRINEILNEKPTIGDQGVPTPPPAAAIQGELEFRNLSFRYNGVPVLEDVSLRIPAGTSLAIVGPTGSGKSTLVNLIPRIYDAEPGQILLDGRPLREYPLETLRRNIGFVPQETFLFSESVRENIAFGTEQASDEEVRSAAAGASIAPDIEEFPEKYATLVGERGITLSGGQKQRTAIARALIRNPRILVLDDALSSVDTYTEEKILHHLREIMQGCTTIFISHRVSTVRDADQIAVLHSGRIVELGRHDELLARNGYYTDLYQKQLLEEELETV
- a CDS encoding TylF/MycF/NovP-related O-methyltransferase, translating into MRIGNFEIHRWRGVPSDFDARVAATFKAVKPYTMTSPERVWGLCHATEYIVKNRIKGDVVECGVWRGGSMMAAARTLLELGDTSRHLYLFDTFQGMTDVSAEDGERAARWMRRRERKKFVVGLEEVRHNLNLTGYPADRIHLIPGPVENTLPDSAPPHICLLRLDTDWYESTVHELVHLFPRLQQSGVLIVDDYGYWEGARKATNEYFADKSILLHRMDYTGRIAVKC